Within Cucumis melo cultivar AY chromosome 4, USDA_Cmelo_AY_1.0, whole genome shotgun sequence, the genomic segment AACCCCCTCCTCTCCCTTCTCAAAAACCCCATTCCACACTCCACTCTGCCTAAGTCAATTTACTTTCCATTCACTTCCTCTTCATTAATGGAACTCCCCGAGTATCTTGTCGGTGGCTACCACGGCACCGGAGCCTCTCAATTTTCGCCCCACAATAAAAAATCCACCTCCGAACATTTCCCTGTCGATGAATATTTATTGGACTTCTCCAATGAAGATGTCGCAATGCATGGCGGTTTCTTCGATAATGTCGCCGGAAATTGCAGTGATAATTCCTCCACTCTTACTGCTATTGACAGCTGCAATTCGTCTGTCTCTGGCGGCGATAACCAGTTGTTAGGAAAATTTGAGTCCGGAAGTTTCTGTGAAGCTCAATTCTCCAGCGAACTCTGCATTCCGGTAATGGAAATTCTTAATGGAAGTTAAAAAATTCGACTTCATTTGTTTGATGGTTCAATTCTGATTGAAATAATTTGGATAATGATTAAGTCTGTTTCTCTTTTTCAGTGCGATGATTTGGCGGAACTCGAATGGCTGTCGAATTTCGTTGAAGAATCATTTTCGACGGAGGAGATTGATAAGGATTTTCCAGCAATTCCATTCATCTCCGGAGGAATAAGTTCGGCGGCGACTCCAGAAACATCATCGTCCTCCGGAGCGACAGCGTTTGGTTACGGAAATGCAAAAACGACAACGTTTTTCCACAGCGAAGCTCTCACGCTCCCCGGCAAAGCCCGAAGCAAACGTTCACGCGCAACTCCTTGCGACTGGTCGACGCGGCTCCTCCAAGCGACGGCGCCGGAGAAAACGGAAGGGGCGATGGGGAAGCCGGAAACGACGTCGGGTCGGAAATGCCTACATTGCGCGGCGGAGAAGACGC encodes:
- the LOC103489961 gene encoding GATA transcription factor 4-like encodes the protein MELPEYLVGGYHGTGASQFSPHNKKSTSEHFPVDEYLLDFSNEDVAMHGGFFDNVAGNCSDNSSTLTAIDSCNSSVSGGDNQLLGKFESGSFCEAQFSSELCIPCDDLAELEWLSNFVEESFSTEEIDKDFPAIPFISGGISSAATPETSSSSGATAFGYGNAKTTTFFHSEALTLPGKARSKRSRATPCDWSTRLLQATAPEKTEGAMGKPETTSGRKCLHCAAEKTPQWRTGPMGPKTLCNACGVRYKSGRLVPEYRPASSPTFVSTKHSNSHRKVMELRRQKEMQHQEQFVSQSSIFSRSNGCDEYLIHRHNGGDFSHMM